The following coding sequences are from one Lolium rigidum isolate FL_2022 chromosome 6, APGP_CSIRO_Lrig_0.1, whole genome shotgun sequence window:
- the LOC124664648 gene encoding uncharacterized protein LOC124664648: MTTKLVEIVDPDAGSVGATVSSAASGGAGFVQGIVTYTVMDDLKVAPMSSISGISLLNTFGVTNISSLNERTVQLGYAECLEILKASLQSQTVLSDVFLGKKRKA; the protein is encoded by the exons ATGACCACAAAGCTGGTGGAGATTGTGGACCCGGATGCGGGCTCCGTTGGAGCTACCGTTTCCTCTGCTGCTTCTGGAGGCGCTGGGTTCGTGCAGGGGATTGTGACGTACACTGTCATGGACGACTTGAAGGTGGCGCCCATGTCGTCCATCTCTGGGATCAGCCTCCTCAACACCTTTGGCGTCACAAACATCAGCTCGCTCAATGAGAGGACTGTGCAGCTGGGCTATGCCGAG TGTCTGGAGATACTGAAGGCGTCGCTGCAATCACAGACTGTTCTTTCTGACGTGTTCCTTGGGAAGAAGCGGAAGGCCTGA